One genomic region from Acidobacteriota bacterium encodes:
- a CDS encoding ABC transporter permease, with amino-acid sequence MSLMQDLRFGLRVLSRRPALTAAAVACLALGIASVTAVFSFVDGVLLRPLPYPDSDRVVVVWNQFLGKDVPKAPSSGWEFEDHRDHGQSFEAIAGFIPWDYNLTGSGEPVRVEGCRVSAALFPILGAQTQLGRTYTLEEEANQEKLVVISHGLWQRRFAGDPEIVGETLSLDEVPYEIVGVLRQDFLFPLAQADVWVPFTPNPAIPRRMRGVRMVARIPSEAGLEQAQSALDGLAERFRQEHPDLYPEEAGFGILAVPVREEILGDVRPLLLALQGAVALVLLIACANVANLLLAQSAARSREMALRTALGAGPGKLMRQLLVESLVLSLPAGALGLALAWVGAKILVAYGPGDVPRLQEVTVDLRVAGFALALTVITGVICGLVPALKACRPELVETLKEGGKTADTGSGRNWLRSGLVVAEIALAVTVLIGTGLTLRSLQHMMATDPGFRVDNLLTVQLELSGSKYRRSPERLGFYTSLLEELEALPGVQAVGLSSALPPAHRLVGGIPTVENRVVDSGTQDSVVRYGSINPDYFDALDISVLQGRAFDSRDGFEDLKVVIIDSALAERYWPGQSPLGRRLSLPGIEPDGTWRTVVGVVSQVRDQGLGTDITEHLYVPYSQLPLGAMGVALRTAGDPMAGVEALRSAVWEVDPAQPLAEVQPMEQRLASTLAQPRFNTFLFSLFGIVALLLAAIGVYGVMAYTVSQRRQEIGMRMALGALAKDVVSLITYRALGLAAAGIAVGLVLSWLLAQALDSFLEGLTYGVGTGDLLTFLAVPLVLAGLALLAAYLPARRATRIDPLVALRHE; translated from the coding sequence ATGTCGTTGATGCAAGACCTACGCTTTGGGCTGCGGGTGCTGTCCCGCCGGCCGGCTTTGACCGCGGCGGCGGTGGCCTGCCTGGCTTTGGGCATCGCCTCGGTGACGGCGGTGTTCAGCTTTGTCGACGGCGTGCTGTTGCGCCCCCTGCCGTACCCGGATTCGGATCGGGTGGTGGTGGTGTGGAATCAATTCCTCGGCAAGGACGTGCCCAAGGCGCCGTCCTCGGGTTGGGAGTTCGAGGACCATCGGGACCACGGCCAGAGCTTCGAGGCCATCGCCGGCTTCATTCCCTGGGATTACAACCTCACCGGCAGCGGCGAGCCGGTGCGGGTGGAGGGCTGCCGGGTTTCCGCCGCCCTCTTCCCCATCCTCGGCGCTCAGACCCAGCTGGGGCGCACCTACACCCTGGAGGAAGAGGCGAATCAGGAGAAGCTGGTGGTGATCAGCCACGGTCTGTGGCAGCGGCGCTTCGCCGGTGATCCGGAGATCGTCGGTGAGACTCTCTCCCTCGACGAGGTGCCCTACGAGATCGTCGGCGTGCTGCGGCAGGATTTCCTCTTTCCCCTGGCTCAGGCGGACGTTTGGGTGCCCTTCACTCCCAATCCGGCCATCCCCCGGCGCATGCGCGGCGTGCGCATGGTGGCGCGAATCCCCTCCGAGGCCGGCCTGGAGCAGGCGCAGTCGGCGTTGGACGGTTTGGCGGAGCGCTTCCGTCAGGAGCATCCGGATCTCTACCCCGAGGAGGCGGGCTTCGGCATTCTGGCGGTGCCGGTGCGGGAGGAGATCCTGGGAGACGTGCGCCCGCTGCTCCTGGCGCTGCAGGGGGCGGTGGCGTTGGTCCTGCTCATCGCTTGCGCCAACGTCGCCAATCTGCTGCTAGCCCAGAGCGCCGCCCGCAGCCGCGAGATGGCTCTGCGCACCGCCCTGGGAGCGGGACCGGGGAAGCTCATGCGCCAGCTGCTGGTGGAGAGCCTGGTGCTCTCTCTTCCCGCTGGGGCTTTGGGGCTGGCGCTGGCCTGGGTGGGCGCGAAGATTCTGGTGGCCTACGGGCCGGGGGACGTGCCCCGGCTGCAGGAAGTGACGGTGGATCTGCGGGTGGCGGGTTTCGCCCTGGCTTTGACGGTGATTACCGGGGTGATCTGCGGCTTGGTACCGGCGCTCAAGGCGTGCCGCCCGGAGCTGGTGGAAACCCTCAAGGAGGGCGGCAAGACCGCCGACACCGGCTCCGGCCGCAACTGGTTGCGCAGCGGTCTGGTGGTGGCGGAGATCGCCCTGGCGGTGACGGTGCTCATCGGCACCGGACTGACGCTGCGTAGCCTGCAGCACATGATGGCCACGGATCCGGGTTTCCGCGTCGACAATCTGTTGACGGTGCAGCTGGAGCTCTCGGGCTCGAAGTATCGCCGGTCGCCGGAGCGGCTGGGCTTTTACACCTCGCTGCTGGAAGAGCTGGAGGCGCTACCGGGAGTGCAGGCGGTGGGTTTGAGCTCTGCCCTGCCGCCGGCGCACCGCCTGGTGGGGGGCATCCCGACGGTGGAGAATCGGGTGGTGGACTCGGGCACCCAGGACAGCGTGGTGCGCTATGGCTCGATCAACCCGGACTATTTCGACGCTCTCGACATCAGCGTGCTCCAGGGGCGTGCCTTCGACAGCCGGGACGGCTTCGAGGATCTCAAAGTGGTGATCATCGATTCGGCGCTGGCGGAACGCTACTGGCCCGGCCAGAGCCCACTGGGCCGGCGGCTGTCCCTCCCCGGCATCGAGCCCGACGGCACCTGGCGTACGGTGGTGGGAGTGGTTTCCCAGGTGCGGGATCAGGGCCTCGGCACCGACATCACCGAGCATCTATACGTGCCCTATTCGCAGCTGCCGCTGGGGGCCATGGGGGTCGCGCTGCGCACCGCCGGAGACCCCATGGCCGGGGTCGAGGCCCTGCGCTCGGCGGTTTGGGAGGTGGATCCAGCGCAGCCCCTGGCGGAAGTCCAGCCCATGGAGCAGCGCCTCGCTTCGACCCTCGCCCAGCCGCGGTTCAACACATTCCTCTTCTCCCTCTTCGGCATTGTTGCGCTGCTGCTGGCGGCCATCGGCGTCTACGGCGTGATGGCCTACACGGTGTCCCAGCGGCGCCAGGAGATCGGCATGCGCATGGCCCTGGGGGCCTTGGCCAAGGATGTGGTCTCCCTGATCACTTACCGGGCTCTGGGACTGGCGGCGGCGGGCATTGCCGTCGGCCTGGTTCTTTCCTGGCTCCTTGCCCAGGCGCTGGACAGCTTCCTCGAGGGCCTCACCTACGGTGTCGGCACCGGCGACCTGTTGACCTTCTTGGCGGTGCCGTTGGTGCTCGCCGGCCTGGCGTTGCTGGCAGCCTACCTACCGGCGCGCCGAGCTACGCGCATCGATCCGCTGGTGGCGCTGCGGCACGAGTGA